aatGAAAGGAGAATTTTTCTCTTCACatttatattatttgaaataaaaaaatcaatgggAAATTTATACATTATCGATAACACTATGTCAATACAtcgtttatttgtttttctaaatAATATAAATGATTTGTTGTTAAAATGTTTTATAAAtagtttatttttcacaaaaataaatggactATGATAGAAACGGGCGTCTAGAATTTTCGACCACTGTCCTCCCCCTTGTCAATTTGAAGCGGAGAAGCTGCTTCCTTCCGTCTTTCCTTTTAGGgcggtacatttttttttttttttgaggttttcCAGAGAATATATTACTATATTACAGTGTGTAAAAGTGAAAAGTGACAGTAAAATATTTGGCTCTTCATATCATAACCATTATTCAAGCAAAGgcaaaagaaacagagagaaaagGGAAGATGAAGTTGAATGTGTTCACATACCCTGTGTTTTTGGTGTCCCATCCCTTGATTCCAGCAACCTCCCTGAGCGACTCTTCCCAGCGTTGGACAATCTCAGCCCCACGTTTTTCTTTGTGCAGATTCAATGCGTCCCTGTACACTCCGGTTTCAAGTTTCACATCGGAGGGTTCCACGTCGTAGAAAATGGGCAACACCTCCAGTTCCTTAGTTTTCCTACGCTCCATCATGTGTTCCAGCTCGCGCAGGCACCAGCTACTAGAGGCGTATTCTCTTGAGAAGATGGGAATGCAGATTTTCGAGCCATCGATGGCCTGGAAAATCTCGGGGCCGATCTCTTCTCCGACGTCGATCCCCTTCTTGTCCATAAAAACATGGATACCCTTATCTAACAGGGCATGATAGAGGGAATCTGTGAAGTTAGCACGAGTGTCAGGTCCTCGAAAACTCAAGAACACCTCGAACTGAGCTCCAGATGTGTGGTGGCTCCTGGATCCTGCTTCTGAAcaactcctttttcttttcatcgcCGCTGCATCAGGTACCCTCAAAAGATTTCGACAAAGATTTTACAGACTGGGGATAATGGGGAATTCGGTGTTATGCGTTTCAAGCATGTTTATATTTAGTTGAGTCATGTGGAATTGACTTTCTGTTCCCCATTCCCGTTAGGTATTATAGTAAACTGAAATTACGGGGACGTTGTTGGCCAGTCCTCATCAATCCGCCGTGTCGACACCAATAACACCGGTCAGTCCAAGTCAATGGTCAGGATCGGCGTGCTGTGTGTATTGcgttttcttccattttgatgTCATTTTAGGCCAAGATTACAGTTTCTTCTCCAGGAATTGACCTTCTTGGCACCTTTATCATCCAATGAGAGTTGATGTCGTATCGCTGATCAGTCCAGCGTGAAAAACGACATTGAAggtaatatttttcatattatttggCGTTTGGATCGCTTAGAAAAATAAGTCAACATAAAATATTCTTTCAGTCCACGGGAAAATTTATATTGCAATTcagaaaaatgactttctctttgaaaaatcaggaaccatttttcaaaatatggctAGAACCAGAAACTTTATGTTTGGGCACGAGAACCCCTATAGAAATACTACAGGTTCCAACCATTGTAGTGACCTAGATCAAGACATCTGTCTTAAATCTAACGACTAAAGACAAGTACGAAGAGCAACACTTTGCCGATGCCTTTCCACTCTTCTCACTCACCTCGTTCACCTTCTGCCACCTATTGCTGTCGACCTCCTCCACTAACTTCCTCATTCTACATTCAATTTTGtcgaaatatataaatattaaaccacacattcttctatcaatttaaacttttagaatagttggttaTGGCCCCATCAAATCTTTTATGATATCGGAGTAAAAGATCTTGAGTTCAAATATTTCCAGgctcctatttgcctccccaatgaatataTCCACTCTTAACACTAGGTAAAAGACTAGACTAAGCGTGaaggggagtgttggaatatataaatattaaaccttcttctatcagctgagtgttggaatatataaatgttAAATCACGCATTTTCAATcatcttaagcttttagaacaattggttATGACCTCatcaaatcttttaaatttcacATGTTGTAACTTGTCACGACACACTTCGCTCTCCATCTTGTAATCCATCCTAATCTCAGCTGCAAGGCCCGGCTCCACCAATAGCTCAAACAGATGAA
This genomic interval from Rhodamnia argentea isolate NSW1041297 chromosome 4, ASM2092103v1, whole genome shotgun sequence contains the following:
- the LOC125314893 gene encoding disease resistance protein L6-like codes for the protein MKRKRSCSEAGSRSHHTSGAQFEVFLSFRGPDTRANFTDSLYHALLDKGIHVFMDKKGIDVGEEIGPEIFQAIDGSKICIPIFSREYASSSWCLRELEHMMERRKTKELEVLPIFYDVEPSDVKLETGVYRDALNLHKEKRGAEIVQRWEESLREVAGIKGWDTKNTGYVNTFNFIFPFLSVSFAFA